A stretch of DNA from Phocoena sinus isolate mPhoSin1 chromosome 5, mPhoSin1.pri, whole genome shotgun sequence:
ccccagcccctgaccgGCCGCCGCCCACCGGGCCGCGCCCGTCCGTCCGTCGGTCcgtcctcttccccacccccatcccccccacccccgacctgcCCAGGGCGCAGCGCGGGGTCTGCAGGGAGGAGAGCGGCCGGGGTTGGTCAGGGCACGCGCAGCCCGCGGAGCCCCCGGCCGCGCCCGGCCGGCGGCGCCTGCACGACCAGGTCCCGGGCGGTTCGGGGCTCCGGGGCCCCGCGCCCGCCGCCCGCGCGCCGCGTCCCGGGCCGCCGCCTCAGACGCCACTTGTGGAATTCTTTCCCCCGGCGGCTGTAACTTTAAACCGGCCTGAGCGAGGCCTATTTTTATTCAGAAACCAGCGACCGGAGAATGGCTGTGGAGAACGCTGAGATGGAGGGCCAGCCCGCCACTTGAAGATTCTTCACCAAGTGGCTGGGAAGGACGGCTTGACCTAGGAATCTTTCTTTGAGATTTCAAGGTTCTGTCGCCCCCTCCCAGGGTTGGACGGACTGGTTGGGGCTTTTGACTGAGGTTGCTGCCCGAGCCTGGGGAGCTGTACGTGAATGAACCGCCTCGCCTGGCCTCAGAGCGCTGACTCTGAGGCCACCACGCTTGAGCCCGGGCTACCCTCCTGCAGATGTCACTCCAGGAGCTCCTTAGGGACCGGCTTGCGGCGGTGAGGAGCCAGGAGATGCATGTAGCAGCCAAGTACCGCCAGGCCTCCCTGTACGTGGGTGACCTCCACGCGGACGTCACCGAGGACCTGCTGTTCAAGAAGTTCAGCGCTGTGGGGCCCGTGCTGTCCATCCGCATCTGCAGGGACCTGGTCACCCGCCGCTCTCTGGGCTATGCCTACGTGAACTTTCTGCAGCTGGCGGATGCCCAGAAGGCCCTGGACACTATGAACTTTGACCCGATAAAGGGCAAATCCATCCGTCTCATGTGGTCTCAGCGTGACGCCTACTTGAGGAAATCTGGAATTGGGAACGTGTTCATCAAGAATCTGGACAAATCCATTGATAACAAAACCCTTTATGAACACTTTTCGTCTTTTGGGAAGATCCTGTCCTCCAAGGTGATGAGTGATGATCACGGCTCCAGGGGCTATGCGTTCGTGCACTTTCAGAACCAGATTGCCGCCGACAGGGCCATCCAGGAGATGAATGGGGCACTGCTTAAGGACTGCAGGCTGTTTGTTGGCAGATTCAAGAGCCGCAAAGATCGGGAAGCCGAGCTCCAAAACAAAGCCAGTGAGTTCACCaatgtttacattaaaaactTCGGAGATGACATGGATGATGAGAGACtgagggaagttttcagcaaATATGGAAAAACCCTGAGTGTTAAGGTGATGACAGATTCCAGTGGGAAATCCAAAGGCTTTGGCTTTGTGAGTTTTGATAGCCACGGGGCTGCCAAAAAGGctgttgaagaaatgaatggaaaggACATAAATGGACAACTGCTTTTTGTAGGCCGGGCACAAAAGAAAGCAGAACGACAGGCTGAGTTAAAGCAAATGTTTGAGCAGCTGAAACAGGAAAGATTTCGGCGGTGCCGGGGAGCAAAGCTCTATATTAAGAACCTGGATGAGACCATTGATGATGAAAAGCTACGGAGGGAATTTTCTTCATTTGGATCAATTAGCAGAGTTAAGGTAATGCAGGAAGAAGGGCGAAGCAAAGGGTTTGGCTTGATCTGCTTCTCCTCTCCTGAGGAGGCCACTAAAGCAATGACTGAGATGAATGGCCACATCTTGGGCTCCAAGCCGCTCAACATCGCCCTGGCCCAGAGGCCCTAGGAGAGGAAAACTTAATGCACCAGCCAGTGTTTGTAGCAGCTTGGGGGATGTCAGTGATCTCTGCCTGAATCGTCCTCAGTAAATTTCAAATCCCAGCTGATGGCTGCTTAGTTTAGTAAACATTATGATCGATACaaagctatttatttttctttggaggAAAAATAAGTGAATCTTAGAACCTTGGTTCTTTTATAGAGGCACACCATCTAATTATAATATggtatctttttctgattttgttgtAGTGCTCATAGCAATAAGTATAATTAGATACATATTTACTGCATTTTGAATGAACTGAAGTGTGGTAATTCTTTGCATTTATTgcatactttttcttattttaataatattgctaGCTTTAATTTCTTCCGTGAAAATATGCCCAAAGTAGTTCTTATACCCGAGGATtgcaaagtaatttatttttacaaacaaattttctaatttctcatcaatttttttttaaagaaaccaaagtTTAAGAATTGCTACTACAAACTCAAtatctaatttcattttgaattaatgtttaaaatactaGGAAATAGTTGAATTTCCTTTCAATTTATATCCTGAAATGGTGTTTTTCTGATGGCTGAAATTAATGATGGAGTTTTTTAATGTTGCCTACAAATGTGCTTTATAGGAAATTTTACCATTCTTTCCATTGGTTGACATAATCCAGGTGCTTGCTGGTTATCAAAATTGTGACTTGAATAGTAAAACCTTAACTTCCACATTCCTTAAGTTATAAGCCTGTATCATTTCAGGTCAAAAAGTTGGCCTAGTCTTAATTCTCTTCATACGTATACGGCATAAAATTATGCCTTAAGTTTTGAACCAGGTACCAACATTATAAAAGTCATATATAGAAAACATAGACATTCTGTTTAACAACTGTGTTTTCTAATCTCTGTTATATGTTGTAACATGTAGTGATATTGTCTCAGGGCTCAGAACAGTGAGTTTATGTTTATGAACTCCACGTCTCCTTTTATTAGACCGTAAGAGCTATGTAACCCATGAAGGCTCACTTGTAGCCTTGATTGATCAGAAGTTCACTAATTGATTTTCTGATAAACTGAAGTTACATCACTTAGCCTGCTTTCCAGcatgatttttatttcagtcCCATTCCCAGAtctcttcttctctcctgctTTTCCTCTATATTACTCAGCTcctctatactttttaaaaaggtttttattaTACTGACTTTTACTGTGTGCTGTTTGAAATCCACTTTGGAAATAGATGCAAgagttatttatttacatttaagtaattacttttaaaattctgattctcTCATACCAAAGGTGTCTAGAAaatggttttgttgttgttgttttattttttttttactctgcttCGTTGTTTCCTGTAACCATAtattcaagtcttctgtttcATATATTACCAGtacaaaagaaatattaaaatatttccgTGGCAATACTTTAGCtatgaaagaatgagaaaatctgtttctgtttatttttgtatgaactatatgtatattcattgcacattttctaaatttaaaatctctttaaacaatgaaaaattatggACAATGAAAAAATTACGGCAACACATAATCCTATTATGCAGACAGATCTTCTGTTACAGtttcttgcatctcctcccaAATTTTTCTCTATACTTATACACATGATTTAACAAAAATGGAATCATGCTCTAAACCTTGTTTGAAACTGCTTTCTTAATTTGACAGTACGCCATAGTCAACGTCCATGACCACAAATAATTATTTGCACtataattttaatgacttttatctttcctttaatGTTTGTACCATAATATAACAATTTCCTCTTGATAAAAATATAGGTTGCTAGATTGgttactcccttttttttttttttcctctatcatAAACAACTTGGAGATACACCCTTTACAAACTCTTATATGCTgatgtatataattattttcttcagaaaatgtaTGATTCATTGGaattaatgtttaatatttaaattgccCAAATGCTGTTCAGAGATTTGTGCCACTTAACATTTCTGAGTATGGAGGATGGCTCATTTCCATATACTCTAAGAACAAAGGATTTTGTTTAAGTTGTTATCTGATTCAACATgacatgtaaaaacaaaatatttcatggttatttattttacttttttattaccTCAAAAGTTAAACAGCATTTCTTGTATTTACTGGacatttgtattttcatatttttgaaaacGATCTTAGTCTATTTTCATGACTTTAGTCTGTTTTCCTGTTAGGGTAGTTTTTATTTATATGGATTTGTTagctttggttgtttttttttcctgatattcccatcttgtttatagttttgaGGGTCATTCCAAAGTTAAATTCAAAATTTGCAATCTTATACTTTGGTGGCTTTAATGGTATGTTTCAAAACACTTTGAACACCTCAAATATACAAccccctcatacacacacacaattcatcTGTATTGTCTTCTATTATTTTCAGAGTTTCATATTCTCAATACTCTCTAAACAAAACTTTTGTGTATACAGTATCTTATACACAGcctatactaaatatttttaaagtgtcttgCTTTTCAATTCTATTAACATGCCTTGGTAAATACTGATTTACTGTAAGAGTCTATTTGAAATCCATATGTCAACTATAACTCATTGGCTCTCTGAATTACTATGTTGAGAAGTATTTACCTCCAAATCAGAGAGCTTTTAAGAAAGGGTGCCAGGAAACAGGACTGGGAAGTATAGTAGGTGTGTCAAGCCTTGACATCTCTTTCTGGATAATCCACTCTATCAAAATGTTCAAATATTTGAACAATATTTCACAATGCTTGTAAATGGATTATCAAGATAATATCAGGGAACTGAGTTCATCATTCTCTTCACACATGCACGGGGATTTAATAGGACATAATACCAGATGTTTAGATAAATTGTAGCTATAGCTTCATAATGACACAATAATATGCCATTTTagtaaaaattacttatttttaatatttaccttAAGAAATGACTGTCAGTTTACAAAAAGATATGATCCTGTAGATTTTCTtgattatataaattttacttattctaaattttgtatgtgtgtgattcTATCAAGTCATCCTAGTTGGCAGTAGAGGTTCAGGCATTCACGAAACTTTACTCTTTTTATGTTCAAGTGCcttgataaataaaaagaatcttcaCTTTCTGATAAGCATTCCAGTAAAAGCTAATTTACATAGAGATGCCTTGAGTCACTGCTtctgctctgccttctctctccccacacacatTGCCTGCTTGCATGTGCAGCCAATTGAATAGAAAcgtgccttttaaatttttatttttaaatttttaaatggaaatttatacTTGGtaaaaataagctttttaaagTGGTTTTAGTATTGGTATTTTCATGTtcttaatatttgtataaatCCACTGAGAAACGATCAAATAAAGTTGAAATCTTTCAATGGTGTCCAGAATTTTCATGtccaaaaatgatttttatttatttactttttaagtttttctaattttctagcaGTCGGTTTCTCGTAGGAGTAAATTGAAAACAACTTGCGTTTTTAAATGAAGATCCTCATATTTCATGTTTTAGAAGACCAAGTCCCATGTGaactagtatttcttttttaagttactCATAATTATGGGACCATGATTGAAAAGAACCTCTAATACAGACCAAGTTTTCATGAGAAATAATTCACTAAAGatacttttgaatttaatttttaaagtaaaatttagcCACTATTTTGAGGTTTTAGAATTAGTTTACTTgtattatatttggaaaatgtgcctcataatgtaattattttaagtaaataataaaacagtagatagaaaagagaagttttaaatatacattttagaaagtaGAACAAATTAAATATCCTCAGAATATCTTTGGCTTCAAGGAATAGAAAATCCACCTTACCTAGAAAAGGAAGCTGTATTTAACAAAGTATTCAGAATTAAGGTATCTTCAGGCAAGGTATATCAGAACTTCTACATCAGTTCTGCTGGAGTCTCTTGGCTCTTCACCCTCTGTGTCTTAGCCTCATCATCAGGTTTTCAAGATGGTTACAGGAATTCCTGTCATCGCACTGAGACACAGCAGCATTCAGAAGGTAATACCTTTTAACAACTTTCCCCCCTCAGTTCTCATTGTCCATTACTGATATGTATATTCAACAAGATCTGCCACTAGAATTGAGAAAGGAGTCAACTTTTTGTGCAGAATGAGCTTATGGTTGGAAGGAACTTGAGTAGGAATGGGTGTAGGAGTATGCATCCACTAAACCCTggatatttttcatcatttatatctaatttttaatttcagtacttaATGgatactttctttcttcttttaatattagCTTACAAATAGCTCTTAAAATTCCTGCCTACAAATCATTTTCAACACTTGAGTCAAACTGGTGATTTTCCTCTCCCTCAAGTTGTACAATCATAGGGAATAAATTGTGCAATATATTCTGTATAAAattgaattcatttttgtttagtaATGGGACTTGTGATTTTACATGTCATGCTTTATTAGGTGTAAATTAGGCATCTCCTGAAAATTCTGCTGAAATGGGCAGATTCAATTTAGTCACCCCAATGGGCTTCCACCAAAAATAATTATCAACAGATTACAAATGATCAAGtatgtttcaaaataaatctACATTTAATAAGATATTAGTTCCTTGAGTTCTATTTTAAAGTAATCTAAACCAAGTATGTTTTCACGCATGTTAGATAATATTTTAGAATCGTAGCACTAGAGGGAAGGAATTTACTATGTATATCACCAACTAGTGTGATATTCtgtataaagaattttttaaaaataattcctactGACATTGTAACagataaattataagaaaatatctaaaaagtTAGGTGCCTACAAAATGGCCCCATTGTATAAAACTAATGTAACCACAAACATAAATTAATGGGTACTCATTTTCTTTACTAAAGGATTTATATTAGGTCCTTTAGTGCATTAAAATTGTAAGAATTAATAAAGTTGGACTTATCCaaacttttcaatttatttttttctgtattacacAAATGTGGTATAACCATCACATATTTTAACCATGCAACataaacaaaggaacaaaaaacagATGTACTAAATTCCGAGTTACAAATATGCTCATATTTGAATCTGTTAGGGTCTGATTATTTTGCAAGTTTGTTCAGAGGAAATATTTATAGCTACTGTTGTTTTTGTCTCATGGTCATGTCTTGTCTTAGAGTTCACAGAATGCTTTGAACTATATTGAGGTTCCCCTGAATGACACAGTTGAACCCAtcaagcaagagaagaaaaatgatcttCTTCGTAGCATTCTTTGCCATAGTAGAGAAGACACTTAACTTCTGAAAGATATTGGCAGTTGATACAATATCACATCAGAATTTGTTAACCCATCTATATTTACATCACcttagatattaaaaatatccCCAGTTTGAAGTTCTGCCAAATACTAACAGCACATTTGAGTTCCAAAGGCAATTTCACTGAAATGGTGGatgttattattaaattttattttttgcatagaGTGAATATTGGTTATGTTTCACTCTgttgtgtgtgtgagttttttaaatcagtatttcCAATGGTATTTTCTTATCTCAGGAAACCATATCTGACAGTCTGTAGTGAATCAcaattttgatttacattccaTTTCATCTTTGTACATGTGCCACTGGCATACCAATGCACCACAATTTTGACATATTGCCAATTCTAGTTCCTTGAAGTTAAAGTAAGCCTTTATAATAGTAATGCCAGCAAATCTTTGTTAATCAAAAAAGTGCCTCAATTTGAATGCAAGCCAAATCTTAGAATTATTTTGAcacatcattattttattgaattaccAAGGGAGgtgttagaaatgaaaatctaGTATTATCCACTATTCACTTATACTTCCTACATAGTGCTTATaataagtgacttttttttttttttttttgcggtacgcgggcctctcactgctgtggcctctcccgttgcgaagcacaggctctggacgcgcaggctcagcggccatggctcacgggcccagccgctccgcggcatgtgggatcttcctggaccggggcacgaacccgtgtcccctgcatcggcaggcggactctcaaccactgcgccaccagggaagcccaataagtgacatttatattttatagattataattGGTAAAGAGCGATTGGCACTGAGATTGTATAGTaagctcatttttatttttattttaaccaaaatatattgcaaatgcaaattttattatgttattctGCTTCAGAACCTCCCATAGCCATCCATTACTTTTAAAGTCAGGTGTGAATCTTTACCATGCCTAAGAGACCTGCATTTTTATGGTCCTTGTGCATCTTTTAGTCCAATTCTTACGCTACAGTTTCCCTTGGTCAGTGTGCTGGAAATAAACTGTTCTTATTTCAACTCCTTTACCTAATCCCTGCCTCACTGAAAACTTTAACTTTTTATCAGATTGTATGCTATTGCAAGGGGTAAAAGAATCTTCCCACTggtttatgaaaaaaaatgatgggATTTATTACCAGATAAAAGTAAGTAAGAGATCTTTCAAAATAGAggtactgttttcttttctttttttattttttttcttacaagtgTTAAGGAAGGCTTTCCAAAGGCTGTTACACTACAGAGGCAGCAGTACCTTTTTTGAAATTAGACTACATGGCATAGCGCTGTAGGGAGATAAAAAGCAAGCATTTACAAAAGGACAAGGAGGCTCATCTTCAAACATttagaatgttatttttaaatatcatcctCATTCATCATCATCGTTACTATTTTAAGTAACAACTCATTCTCCCTACCTACgccttttcatgtttttaaggCATAGATTGGATATATTCTTAGTGGGCAATCTGATATTATTCTAGCAGGAGCACATGATGGAACTGACCTGCCTTAGTAAGAGAACAAGTAAAGCAAGTCGTAAGTCCTTAAAAAGATAAGTATTGGGTTAGAGAAACAACATCAGTAGCAAATCGTTGCATCTAATGAAATCTATTATTAGGGATCAGTTCGGGAAGTGGCTTATATAGAAGCAGCAGAGAACTAAGAAAGCATGGGCAAAAGCGATTAGGGAAAATCTGCATATTGATGGGTTTTATTTAGTTAGtcattttttttagttaaaatttatattaaatatacaaatgtaGAAGTTTTGAGCATATAATGTGaagaataatacaaaaataattatatttatgtaaCTACCACTCaagtcaagaaacagaacattacctACACCACTCTTCCTCCCTCCCGATCACTTTTTTGTCACACTTACTCAAATGTAACCTCTATCTTGACTTTAAACTCTACAGATTAATGTTAGGTACCTTGAACTGTTTTCAGATAGATTCATAGAGCATGCATCTTCTTGTGTCACTTTCACTCAAGATATTTTAGTGAGATTCATACATTACTATTTAATGCAGTAGTAATGTGTTCATTGTTATCATATACTATTCTATGGTGTGACTATATTACAAATTATTTATCCTTTTaccattaatggacatttaggttgcttccatattggGGCTATAATGGACAATGCAGCTTAGAAAATCATCATAGATGCCCTTTTAGATTGAGTTATAAATCACATACcataaaagtaaccattttcaagtgtgcaATTCAATAGTTTGTAGTATATTCAAAAGGTTGTGTGACATCACCATTATCCGATTCAGAATATTTTTGTCTCTTCAAAAAGGAAATCCGTACACCCATGAGCAGTTACTCCTGTTTTCTCCTcctcccagtgcctggcaacCATACTCAAATTTATGTCCTTAAGGATTTTCCTGTTTTGGACATTTTTTATAAATGCTGTCATACAATGTTACCTTTTGTGTTTAGGTTCCTTTGCCTAGcttaatgttttaaagttttgtccatgttgcagcatgtatcagtacttatttccttttcatgccTGAATAATATCTATTTGTGGGGATATGCCAcattctttttatccattcatcatttgttgtacacttgtgttgtttccacttcCTGACTTTATGAATAATATTACTGTGACTTTGGTTTACAAGTTTTtgtgagaatatatattttcagtaCTCTTGTGTACTCATAGACAATGgtatattctctttttctttagaaatgttACCTCTTATAAGAGTCaaattttggtttcattaattttccctattatttttcaattcttttctttttactgtgttttgcttatttctgctttaatctttattatttcctcctttttgctTGATTTGGGTTTATTGTGctcttctatttctaatttcttaaggtgGAAAGATAAGTTATTCAtttgaaatctttcttcttttttttaacataggcaTCTATGGTTAGACATTTTCCCTAGGCATTGTTTTAGGTACAATAAATAGGTTTtgttatgttgtgttttcatttttcattgatCTCAAATTATTTTCGAATTTCACTCGTGATTTCTTCCTtgatccattgattatttaggagctgtattttttttttaacttccatatatttgtgaactTACCAAATACTGTTCTGATACTGATTTCTAGTATCATTTCTTTGTGCTCAGCAAACATACTTTGTGTTATTTCaacacttttaaatttattgagacttgctttatggctaacatgtgatctattctagggaatgttccatgtgcactgtAAAAGAATATGTACTCTGCATTGTTGGGTATAGTGCTCTATAGATGTCTTTTAGGTCTAGTTGGTATATAGTGTTGTTGAAATCATCTATTTTCTTGTTGCTCTTCTGTCTAGTAGAAACATATGGAATAAGCAAGGAAAATATCAGTAAGAATATTGTATCTATAACACAAATGGACCTAATTGTCATATGtagaaacaatagaaaacaacTTCAGAActcattttaatttcaagttCAAGTAGAATATTTTCAGGAGTTGATCACATAAGGAACTATAAACCTACTTACAAATGTTTTCAAAGGACTAAAATCACATTGAATATACCTGTTGACCATTGTGCAATTAAAATGCAGATCAACAACGAAATATAATTAGAACATTATTAGAGATCCAGAAATCGTGAAATATGATCTAAAATTAcagtagaaattagaaaatattctgaattgAATAATAATCAGTATGTAGTATATCAAACCTTGTGAGAACACAAGTATGCTTTGTGATTAATTTATAGTcttcaaaatgtatatattagaaaagaaaaaaaagctgaaaagaatAAGCTAAGTACCCTTCTCtagaaattgaaaaatgaaattgaaaattagaATGAcgtagaagaaaatatagaacagaaattaaagaaatagggaCAAATACAATAAAAGGgatctcaaaaaattttaaactaatgaaTTTAATAAACTAcctaataaaactgattttttaaagtgataagcACAAATAACTAATATTGGGAATGAAAAAGAAGATTTCACCACATAGTTTGTAGACATTACAACCTTCCTAAGTGGATATTATAAACAAATTTATggcaataaatttgaaatttagataaaattttaaaactttgattaAAGTAACTCACTGAAACTGATAATAAGAATTTGGAAATATTAATAATCTCACCAATATTAAGATAAATGAATCAATATGATTAGATCTTTCTTGAGAATATCCAAGTGCTAGATGGCTGgtgaatgttaaaaaatatttaaaatcaattccaattaaaaaaaatcttttcaaaaggACAAAAATGGGTACATCTCgtaactcattttatgaaaacaatataaCCTTGACACCCAAATGTGACCTGGATAAAAACTACTGGGCACATTAACTCATCAGCATAAGgacaaaaacattaaataaaattttagttaacTTAATCCAgcaataattttaagaatatatatagaacatCAAGTTGGTGTTTCTTCCAGAAAGGAAATCTtgtttaattaacatttaaaatcaattttactcttggagagggtgtggggaaagggaagtctcctacactgttgcagccactatggaaaatagtatggaagttccttaaaaatctgaaaacagagctaacatatgatccagcaatcccagtcctgggcatttatctgaaaaagacaaaaactctaattcaaaaagatacatgcaccccaatgttcatagcatcactatttataatagccaagacatggaagcaacctaagtgtacaccaacagatgaatggataaagaagatgtggtacatatatacactggtctattagccataaaaaaaatgaaatattgccatctgcagcaacatggatggacctagagaatatcatactaagtgaagtaagacaaagaaagacaaatattatatgatatcacttatgtgtgaaaaccaaaaaataatacaaataaatttattaacaaaacagaaacagactcacagacatagaaagcaaacttatggttaccaaaggggaaagggggggatgaattaggagtatgagagtgacagatacacactactatatataaaatggataaacaacaattatttactgtatagaacaggaaactatttcaatatcttgtaataacctacaatggaaaagaatctgaaatatatatatatatatatatatatacatatatatatacacacacacatcaataaaa
This window harbors:
- the PABPC4L gene encoding polyadenylate-binding protein 4-like, which encodes MSLQELLRDRLAAVRSQEMHVAAKYRQASLYVGDLHADVTEDLLFKKFSAVGPVLSIRICRDLVTRRSLGYAYVNFLQLADAQKALDTMNFDPIKGKSIRLMWSQRDAYLRKSGIGNVFIKNLDKSIDNKTLYEHFSSFGKILSSKVMSDDHGSRGYAFVHFQNQIAADRAIQEMNGALLKDCRLFVGRFKSRKDREAELQNKASEFTNVYIKNFGDDMDDERLREVFSKYGKTLSVKVMTDSSGKSKGFGFVSFDSHGAAKKAVEEMNGKDINGQLLFVGRAQKKAERQAELKQMFEQLKQERFRRCRGAKLYIKNLDETIDDEKLRREFSSFGSISRVKVMQEEGRSKGFGLICFSSPEEATKAMTEMNGHILGSKPLNIALAQRP